The DNA region ACCACCGCGCACGCCGTACCCGCCAGGGCCTGCAGGCAGAGCGCCTCCGCCACCGGCCGGGCGAGCCGGGCCGTCTTCCCCGTCCCGGCCGGGCCCACCGCCAGCATCGACGTGCCCAGCACCGCCGGGTCCAGCGCGAACCCCGCCGCCCGGTGGGTCAACGGGTTCTTCGGCACGTCCTGGGCGGTACCCAGGCGCACCTGCCCCACCAGCAGGTCGTGCCGCTCCACCCGGCCCGGCAGCTCGCGCACCTCGGACGGGTGGGCGAACGCCGCCGCGCCACGGGCCGCCACCTGCTCGACGAAGGCCGGGAGGAACGCCGGATCCGCCTGGGCCGACTCCCAGGCCCGCTGGATCCGCACGTAGTCGACGTCGCCGACCGCCTCCCCGTCCAGCCTCCCGGCAGCCGCGGCCGCCCCGCCGTTCCGCAGCAGCACCCACGGGTCCCGCTGCCGAGCGGCCTCCGCCGCCTCCTCCTCGTCGGCGGGCTCCGCCTCGGTCACCGTCCGCGACAGCAGCGGCGCCGCGTACCGCCGCCACACCTCGGGCCACCGACCCATCCGGCCGAAGACCTTGATCACTGCGGCGAGCACGAGGACGTTCACTGAAAGGCCGACGACAGTCACAGCCGTCCCCGACGGATGCTCGACCCAGACCGTCAGAACGATCAGATGGAGGGCGAGCTGGGTCCCGTAGATGAAGGCCAGCCACCCCACCACCGCGTTCAGTCCCGCACGGAGGAGGAGCGGCCAGGTCGGCACCTTGGCCACCTCGGCCCGGTCCGGGTCGAGCTGCCGGTGCCCCTGGCGGAAGATGCCCGGGGCGGCTGGGGGGCGGGGGGCGGCGACCCAGGTGGGGAGGTCGAAGGGGAGGCGGGCCGGGGGTCTCGGGTGGGGCATCGGGGTGAGGGGGGTGGCGGTGGTCCGCTCGCCGTGACTCTGTGCCCCGTCCAGTCCCATGTACGGCCCCGCTCCCTCGCCCGCCGGCCCGAACGCTGTCGGTGCCGCCATACCCATGCCGCCGCCCCGGCGACACGCCCGCGCTCAATGTAGTGGAGTGCGGGCTGCCGGTAGTGGCGTCGCCCTCGCTGGCCGTGCCGGACAAGTCGGACGGCCCAGTGCTACCGAGTGGCGCATGCCCGGCCGGGGAGGGCCGCCGTAGCCTGCGAAGCACCGAGCCGAGAAGTCTGGAGAAAACCCATGAGCGCCGCAACGCCGCTCCCGCAGGAGCGCCGCCTGGTCACCGCGATCCCCGGTCCGAAGTCGCAGGAGCTGCAGGCCCGCAAGCTGGGTGCGGTGGCGGCCGGCGTCGGCACCACCCTGCCGGTGTACGTGTCCCGCGCCAACGGCGGCGTGCTGGAGGACGTGGACGGCAACTCGCTGATCGACTTCGGCTCCGGCATCGCCGTGACGAACGTCGGCAACAGCGCGGAGGCCGTGGTGGCCAAGGCGTCCGAGCAGCTGGCCGCGTTCACGCACACCTGTTTCATGGTGACCCCGTACGAGGGCTACGTCGCCGTGGCGGAGCAGCTCAACGAGCTGACCCCGGGCGACCACGAGAAGCGCACCGCGCTGTTCAACTCGGGTGCCGAGGCGGTCGAGAACGCGGTGAAGATCGCCCGCGCCCACACCAAGCGCACCGCCGTCGTGGTGTTCGACCACGGGTACCACGGCCGTACCAACCTCACCATGGGCCTGACGGCGAAGAACATGCCGTACAAGCAGGGCTTCGGCCCGTTCGCCCCGGAGATCTACCGGGTGCCGGTGGCCTACCCGTACCGCTGGCTGACCGGCTCGGAGAACTGCGCCGCCGAGGCCGCCGCGCAGGCGATCGAGATCATCACCAAGCAGATCGGCGCCGAGAACGTCGCCGCGATCATCATCGAGCCGATCCAGGGCGAGGGCGGCTTCATCGAGCCGGCCAAGGGCTTCCTGCCGGCGATCGTGGAGTTCGCGAAGGCCAACGGCATCGTGTTCGTCGCGGACGAGATCCAGACCGGCTTCTGCCGCACCGGCCAGTGGTTCGCGTGTGACGACGAGGGCATCGTCCCGGACCTGATCACCACCGCCAAGGGCATCGCCGGCGGTCTGCCGCTGGCCGCGGTGACCGGCCGCGCCGAGATCATGGACGCCGCGCACGCGGGCGGTCTGGGCGGCACGTACGGCGGCAACCCGGTGGCCTGCGCCGCCGCGCTGGGCGCCATCGAGACCATGAAGGAGCAGGACCTCAACGGCAAGGCGCAGCGGATCGGCGAGATCATGCTGGG from Kitasatospora sp. NBC_00458 includes:
- the gabT gene encoding 4-aminobutyrate--2-oxoglutarate transaminase — protein: MSAATPLPQERRLVTAIPGPKSQELQARKLGAVAAGVGTTLPVYVSRANGGVLEDVDGNSLIDFGSGIAVTNVGNSAEAVVAKASEQLAAFTHTCFMVTPYEGYVAVAEQLNELTPGDHEKRTALFNSGAEAVENAVKIARAHTKRTAVVVFDHGYHGRTNLTMGLTAKNMPYKQGFGPFAPEIYRVPVAYPYRWLTGSENCAAEAAAQAIEIITKQIGAENVAAIIIEPIQGEGGFIEPAKGFLPAIVEFAKANGIVFVADEIQTGFCRTGQWFACDDEGIVPDLITTAKGIAGGLPLAAVTGRAEIMDAAHAGGLGGTYGGNPVACAAALGAIETMKEQDLNGKAQRIGEIMLGRLRAMQEKFDIIGEVRGRGAMVAVELVKPGTKEANAEVTAAIAKACHAEGLVVLTAGTYGNVLRFLPPLVMPEHLLNEGLDILEGAFAAV